A genome region from Blautia coccoides includes the following:
- a CDS encoding homoserine dehydrogenase: MIQIAVLGYGTVGSGVVEVINTNHESINKKAGEEINIKYVLDLREFPGDPVENVLVHDYETIINDPEVQIIVEVMGGVEPAYTFTKRALEAGKCVCTSNKELVARHGLELLEIAREKDINYLFEASCGGGIPIIRPLNSSLTADEIDEISGILNGTTNYILTKMAEENADFEDVLKEAQEKGYAERNPEADVEGYDACRKIAILSSLAFGCHVDYEDIYTEGITKITVEDVKYAKGLGMSIKLLATSKREDGRFYAMVSPVLVGQDSPLYSVNGVFNAIFIHGNVLGDAMFYGSGAGKLPTASAVVGDVVDCAKHLHRNIMMSWSSKRLELMDIKDVEHPFFVRIKGSMTGDIGSVEEVFGQVKTVGVPDVAGEFGFVTAPMSEAEFEEKAAGLPDIISRIRIRA, translated from the coding sequence ATGATACAGATAGCAGTTTTAGGATACGGAACCGTAGGTTCAGGCGTTGTGGAAGTTATCAACACCAATCATGAGAGCATCAACAAAAAAGCCGGCGAGGAGATCAACATCAAATATGTGTTGGACTTAAGAGAATTCCCGGGAGATCCGGTAGAAAATGTTCTCGTGCATGATTATGAGACCATTATCAATGATCCGGAAGTACAGATCATCGTTGAGGTTATGGGAGGCGTGGAGCCTGCTTATACCTTTACAAAGCGTGCGCTGGAAGCAGGCAAATGTGTCTGCACCTCCAACAAGGAGCTGGTGGCAAGACACGGACTGGAGCTTTTGGAGATTGCCAGAGAAAAGGACATCAACTATTTATTTGAGGCCAGCTGCGGCGGCGGGATTCCCATTATCCGTCCTCTGAACTCTTCTCTGACAGCGGACGAGATAGACGAGATTTCCGGTATTTTAAATGGAACAACCAACTATATCCTCACCAAAATGGCAGAGGAGAATGCGGATTTTGAGGACGTGCTGAAAGAGGCGCAGGAGAAGGGGTATGCGGAGCGCAATCCGGAAGCGGATGTGGAAGGCTATGATGCCTGCAGGAAGATTGCCATTCTCTCCTCTCTAGCATTTGGATGCCATGTGGATTACGAGGACATCTATACAGAAGGTATTACAAAGATCACCGTAGAGGATGTAAAATACGCCAAAGGACTGGGCATGAGTATCAAACTGCTGGCAACCAGCAAGAGGGAAGACGGCAGATTCTATGCCATGGTAAGCCCGGTGCTGGTAGGCCAGGACAGCCCGCTCTACAGTGTGAACGGTGTCTTCAACGCCATCTTTATACACGGCAATGTGCTGGGCGACGCTATGTTTTACGGCAGCGGCGCCGGCAAGCTTCCCACTGCAAGCGCGGTGGTAGGCGATGTGGTTGACTGTGCAAAGCATCTGCACAGAAATATCATGATGAGCTGGAGCAGCAAACGCCTGGAACTGATGGATATCAAGGATGTGGAGCATCCCTTCTTTGTGCGCATCAAGGGCAGCATGACAGGGGATATCGGCAGTGTGGAAGAAGTTTTCGGACAGGTAAAGACAGTAGGTGTGCCTGACGTTGCAGGCGAATTCGGTTTTGTCACAGCTCCTATGAGTGAGGCGGAATTTGAAGAAAAGGCTGCCGGACTTCCTGACATTATCTCAAGGATCCGCATTCGTGCATAG
- a CDS encoding ACT domain-containing protein, which yields MSDNKRYFVVTEKAVPEVLLKVVEAKKLLESKRSVTVQEAVEAVGISRSSFYKYKDDIFPFKEKTKGQNITFILQMDDEPGLLSAVLRTIAQYHGNILTVHQSIPINGIASLTISVEILPTQGDAEAMVDEIEHIEGVHYLKILGRE from the coding sequence ATGTCGGACAATAAAAGGTATTTTGTAGTAACAGAAAAAGCAGTGCCGGAAGTCCTCTTGAAAGTAGTGGAAGCTAAGAAACTACTGGAATCCAAGAGGTCTGTTACGGTACAGGAAGCAGTGGAAGCTGTGGGTATCAGCAGAAGTTCCTTTTATAAATATAAGGATGATATCTTTCCTTTTAAAGAGAAAACCAAAGGACAGAACATTACATTTATACTTCAGATGGATGACGAACCGGGGCTGCTCTCTGCGGTCCTTCGGACCATTGCCCAGTATCACGGCAACATTCTGACCGTACACCAGAGTATCCCCATCAACGGGATCGCCAGTCTGACTATCAGCGTGGAAATCCTGCCCACACAGGGGGACGCGGAGGCTATGGTGGACGAGATCGAGCACATCGAGGGCGTTCATTATCTGAAAATCTTAGGCAGGGAGTAG
- the prfB gene encoding peptide chain release factor 2 (programmed frameshift), which produces MVELDQFKYTLNNYTGPLVEVRDSLNLANKEKRVEELEREMEAPDFWDNPERSQKMMKELSTLKEDIEIYNKLQNQKEEIELMIEMGYEENDASVIPDIQEMLDEFITDFENIRVKTLLSGEYDKDNAIVTLHAGAGGTESCDWASMLYRMYMKWADRHGFSTEVLDYLDGDEAGIKSVTFQVNGENAYGYLKSEKGVHRLVRISPFNAAGKRQTSFVSCDVMPDIEEDVDVEIKDDDLRIDTYRSSGAGGQHINKTSSAIRITHLPTGIVVQCQNERSQFQNKDKAMQMLKAKLYLLKQQEQEQKLSGIQGELTDIGWGSQIRSYVMQPYTMVKDHRTNEESGNVDAVMNGAIDSFINAYLKWIALGNKKNS; this is translated from the exons ATGGTAGAATTAGACCAGTTCAAATATACTTTGAACAACTACACAGGACCATTAGTGGAAGTGAGGGATTCACTT AACCTGGCTAATAAGGAAAAGCGGGTTGAAGAATTAGAGAGGGAAATGGAGGCGCCGGATTTCTGGGATAACCCGGAGCGGTCCCAGAAAATGATGAAGGAGCTGAGCACCCTCAAAGAAGATATAGAGATCTACAATAAGCTCCAGAACCAGAAGGAAGAGATCGAGCTGATGATCGAGATGGGATACGAGGAGAATGATGCCTCCGTCATCCCGGATATCCAGGAAATGCTGGACGAGTTTATCACAGATTTTGAAAATATTCGTGTCAAAACCCTTTTGTCAGGGGAGTATGACAAGGACAATGCCATTGTCACCCTCCATGCAGGGGCCGGCGGAACCGAGTCCTGCGACTGGGCAAGTATGCTGTACCGTATGTATATGAAATGGGCTGACCGCCATGGTTTCAGCACAGAGGTACTGGATTATCTGGACGGGGATGAGGCGGGTATCAAGTCTGTAACCTTCCAGGTCAACGGTGAGAATGCCTATGGATATCTGAAGTCCGAAAAAGGTGTCCACCGTCTTGTACGCATTTCCCCTTTCAACGCAGCGGGAAAGAGGCAGACATCCTTTGTGTCCTGCGATGTTATGCCGGATATCGAGGAGGATGTGGACGTTGAGATCAAGGATGATGATCTGAGAATAGACACCTACCGTTCCAGCGGCGCGGGCGGACAGCATATCAATAAAACATCTTCCGCCATACGAATCACCCACCTTCCCACAGGGATCGTGGTACAGTGTCAGAATGAGCGGTCACAGTTCCAGAATAAAGATAAAGCCATGCAGATGCTGAAAGCCAAACTGTATCTTCTGAAACAGCAGGAGCAGGAACAGAAGCTCTCAGGCATCCAGGGAGAACTGACGGATATCGGCTGGGGAAGTCAGATCCGTTCATATGTCATGCAGCCGTATACCATGGTAAAAGACCATCGTACAAACGAGGAGTCCGGCAATGTGGATGCGGTCATGAATGGTGCCATTGATAGTTTTATCAATGCTTATTTGAAGTGGATTGCTTTGGGAAATAAGAAAAACAGTTGA